In Tissierellales bacterium, the following proteins share a genomic window:
- a CDS encoding apolipoprotein A1/A4/E family protein, translating into MKKSIIIAMCISMIIMTAGCSPNKIIISTTTDDGEQKTVVLNEEESKELVDKIEVSLDEFGESLEDIGEEFGESVEVAFESHEDEIEKFTDDIGDKFDDLGDKLGDAGEDFGKSVEIKFESHGEDIEDFTESLGDALGEFGEKLGEMGEELGESVEISFEKHGDEIDAFFEKTGEDITNNIIKRAEKFEDAVEDVAEEAMGEKKYESYDGPLNIRYDNGKYYLMTDEGEYEVDLDDAVKEALSFE; encoded by the coding sequence TTATCATGACTGCTGGGTGTAGTCCTAACAAAATAATAATATCAACTACTACAGATGATGGAGAACAAAAAACTGTAGTTTTAAATGAAGAGGAATCTAAAGAATTAGTAGACAAAATAGAGGTATCGCTTGATGAATTTGGAGAGTCACTTGAAGATATCGGAGAGGAATTTGGAGAATCAGTAGAGGTTGCATTTGAAAGTCATGAAGACGAAATAGAAAAATTTACAGATGATATAGGAGATAAATTTGATGACTTGGGGGATAAACTTGGAGATGCAGGAGAAGATTTTGGCAAATCTGTAGAAATCAAATTTGAAAGTCATGGAGAAGACATAGAAGACTTTACTGAAAGCTTAGGTGATGCACTTGGTGAGTTTGGAGAAAAACTAGGTGAAATGGGAGAAGAATTAGGAGAATCAGTGGAGATAAGCTTTGAGAAACATGGTGATGAAATAGATGCTTTTTTTGAAAAAACTGGTGAAGATATAACAAATAATATAATTAAGAGAGCGGAAAAATTTGAAGATGCAGTAGAGGATGTAGCAGAAGAGGCCATGGGCGAGAAAAAGTATGAATCATATGATGGTCCACTAAATATCAGATACGATAATGGCAAGTATTACTTGATGACTGATGAAGGTGAGTATGAGGTAGATTTAGATGATGCTGTGAAAGAAGCACTTAGTTTTGAGTAG